Proteins encoded together in one Prevotella scopos JCM 17725 window:
- the sufC gene encoding Fe-S cluster assembly ATPase SufC, with the protein MLEVRNLHATIAGKEILRGINLTIKDGEIHAIMGPNGSGKSTLSAVLTGNPLYEVTDGMALFNGKNLLEMKPEDRSHEGLFLSFQYPVEIPGVSMTNFMKAAINAKRAYEGLEPMKAAEFMALMREKRQLVGMDSTLSRRSVNEGFSGGEKKRNEIFQMAMLEPKLSILDETDSGLDVDAMRIVAEGVNKMHNETTSAIVITHYERLLDMIKPDVIHVLYKGRIVKTAGPELAKEIEQRGYDWIKEEVEAEG; encoded by the coding sequence ATGTTAGAAGTAAGAAACCTGCACGCAACCATTGCAGGTAAAGAAATATTAAGAGGCATCAACCTCACAATTAAAGATGGTGAGATTCATGCTATTATGGGTCCTAATGGCTCTGGTAAGTCAACACTGAGTGCAGTACTCACAGGTAATCCTCTTTATGAGGTAACTGATGGTATGGCATTGTTTAATGGCAAGAATCTCTTGGAGATGAAGCCTGAGGACCGTTCACATGAGGGACTCTTCTTATCTTTCCAGTATCCAGTAGAGATACCAGGTGTAAGTATGACTAACTTCATGAAGGCCGCTATCAATGCAAAGCGTGCCTATGAAGGATTAGAACCAATGAAGGCTGCAGAGTTTATGGCACTTATGCGTGAGAAGCGTCAGTTGGTAGGTATGGACTCTACACTCTCTCGTCGTAGTGTAAACGAGGGCTTTTCTGGTGGTGAGAAGAAACGCAATGAGATTTTCCAAATGGCAATGTTAGAGCCAAAGCTCAGTATTCTTGATGAGACAGACTCTGGTCTTGATGTTGATGCTATGCGTATTGTAGCTGAGGGTGTAAACAAGATGCACAATGAAACAACATCAGCAATAGTAATTACGCACTATGAACGACTACTGGATATGATAAAGCCTGATGTGATTCATGTTCTTTATAAGGGTCGCATTGTGAAGACTGCAGGTCCTGAACTTGCTAAGGAGATTGAGCAACGCGGTTACGATTGGATTAAGGAAGAAGTTGAGGCAGAGGGATAA
- a CDS encoding aminotransferase class V-fold PLP-dependent enzyme: MYDINKVREDFPILSRTIYGKPLVYLDNGATTQKPLCVLDAMREEYLNVNANVHRGVHWMSQQATDLHEAARETVRKFINAPSISEIVFTRGTTESLNLVASSFVEGCMKEGDEVIISAMEHHSNIVPWQLQEQRKGIVLKVIPMTDEGELELDAYENLFTERTKLVSVTQVSNVLGTINPVKKMIRIAHEHGVPVVVDGAQSVPHFAVDVQDLDCDFLAFSGHKVYGPTGVGVLFGKEEWLDRLPPYQGGGEMIERVSFEKTTFERPPLKFEAGTPDYVATHGLATALDYVSSLGMDNILAHEQDLTHYALQQLREIEGMHIYGHYHDSGDAVISFNVGDIHHMDLGTLLDQLGIAVRTGHHCAQPLMDRLGILGTVRASFGLYNTREEVDAVVAGIKRIAMMF; this comes from the coding sequence ATGTACGATATAAACAAAGTAAGGGAAGATTTCCCAATTCTCTCTCGCACTATTTATGGCAAACCGCTGGTTTACCTTGACAATGGTGCTACCACACAGAAACCACTCTGTGTGCTGGATGCTATGCGGGAGGAATACCTCAATGTAAATGCCAATGTACATCGAGGTGTGCACTGGATGTCTCAGCAAGCTACTGATCTGCACGAGGCTGCTCGTGAGACTGTACGTAAGTTCATCAATGCACCTTCAATAAGTGAGATAGTCTTCACTCGTGGTACAACAGAAAGTTTGAATCTCGTTGCATCAAGTTTTGTTGAAGGCTGTATGAAGGAAGGTGATGAGGTCATTATCTCAGCGATGGAGCATCACTCAAACATTGTTCCTTGGCAGTTGCAAGAACAACGCAAAGGGATTGTTCTGAAAGTTATTCCAATGACCGATGAGGGCGAACTCGAGCTTGATGCTTACGAAAATCTTTTCACAGAACGCACAAAACTTGTCAGCGTAACACAGGTAAGTAACGTTCTTGGAACAATCAACCCGGTGAAGAAGATGATTCGTATTGCCCACGAACATGGTGTACCTGTAGTAGTGGACGGTGCGCAAAGCGTTCCTCACTTTGCCGTTGATGTACAAGATCTCGATTGCGATTTCCTCGCTTTTAGTGGTCATAAGGTGTATGGTCCTACAGGAGTTGGCGTTCTTTTTGGTAAAGAAGAGTGGCTTGACAGGCTACCACCATATCAAGGAGGTGGCGAAATGATAGAACGTGTCAGCTTTGAAAAGACTACCTTTGAACGGCCTCCTTTGAAGTTTGAGGCGGGAACTCCTGACTATGTTGCTACGCATGGACTTGCTACAGCCCTTGATTATGTGTCTTCCTTGGGTATGGATAATATCCTCGCTCACGAACAAGATCTTACGCATTATGCGCTCCAACAGTTACGCGAGATTGAAGGGATGCATATCTATGGACATTATCATGACAGCGGAGATGCCGTTATCAGCTTCAATGTAGGTGATATTCATCACATGGATTTAGGTACGTTGCTCGATCAGCTAGGTATTGCTGTCCGTACAGGTCACCATTGTGCCCAACCTTTAATGGATCGTCTTGGTATCTTAGGTACTGTTCGAGCTTCCTTCGGACTCTACAATACACGTGAGGAAGTTGATGCCGTAGTTGCAGGTATCAAGCGTATTGCAATGATGTTTTAG
- the sufD gene encoding Fe-S cluster assembly protein SufD: MQSEKQYIDLYTEAQQLIKQHAAPVLNEVRDKAFEDFRRQGFPTKKVERYKYTDMQKLFEPDYGLNLNRLEIPVNPYETFRCDVPNLSTSLYFIVNDQFYTKALPNVKLNDGVVVDSLNHVAMEQPELVKKYYGKLANTEKDAVTALNTMLAQDGLFIYVPKNVELDRTVQIINILRSDVDLMVNRRVIIVLEEGAKAQFLFCDHAADNKNFLATQVIEAFVGENACLELNCMEETHAKNVRVSNVYIEQQRNSRASHNVITLHNGVTRNMLDLVFKGEGSECFCNGCVIADKNQHVDNNTLIDHQVPHCTSNELYKYVLDENAVGAFAGRVLVRKGAQKTLSQENNRNLCASKTARMFTQPMLEIYADDVQCNHGSTVGQLNDAALFYMQQRGIDKKEAKLLLEFAFINEVIDKMELEPLRDRLHHLVEKRFRGELDKCEGCNLCK, encoded by the coding sequence ATGCAAAGCGAAAAACAATATATAGACCTCTACACAGAGGCGCAGCAACTTATTAAGCAACATGCTGCACCTGTGCTTAATGAGGTGCGTGATAAGGCTTTTGAAGACTTCCGTCGTCAGGGCTTTCCAACCAAGAAGGTGGAACGCTATAAATATACGGATATGCAAAAGCTCTTTGAACCAGATTATGGCTTGAACCTCAACCGCCTTGAGATTCCTGTGAATCCTTATGAGACATTCAGATGTGATGTGCCCAATCTGAGTACTTCTTTATATTTCATAGTCAATGATCAGTTCTATACGAAGGCTCTTCCAAACGTAAAACTCAATGATGGAGTTGTCGTTGATAGCCTTAATCATGTGGCTATGGAACAGCCAGAATTGGTAAAGAAGTACTATGGTAAGCTGGCTAATACGGAGAAAGATGCTGTTACGGCACTTAATACGATGCTAGCACAGGATGGTCTCTTTATTTATGTTCCAAAGAATGTGGAGCTTGACCGTACAGTTCAGATTATAAACATTCTCCGTTCTGATGTCGATCTGATGGTTAATCGTAGAGTGATAATAGTGTTGGAAGAAGGTGCTAAGGCACAGTTTCTTTTCTGTGATCACGCTGCTGATAATAAGAACTTCCTTGCTACACAGGTGATAGAAGCCTTTGTTGGTGAAAATGCATGTCTCGAGTTGAACTGTATGGAAGAGACGCATGCAAAGAATGTACGTGTATCAAATGTCTATATAGAACAGCAACGTAATTCACGTGCAAGCCACAATGTCATAACATTGCATAATGGTGTAACTCGTAATATGCTCGACCTTGTGTTTAAGGGAGAGGGTAGCGAGTGCTTCTGTAATGGTTGTGTGATAGCTGATAAGAACCAGCATGTTGATAACAATACGCTTATCGACCACCAAGTACCTCATTGTACGAGTAACGAACTTTATAAGTATGTACTTGACGAAAATGCTGTCGGTGCTTTTGCTGGTCGTGTACTTGTTCGTAAGGGTGCACAGAAGACGCTCTCACAGGAGAACAACCGCAATCTTTGCGCCAGCAAGACAGCTCGTATGTTTACCCAGCCAATGCTTGAGATTTATGCGGATGATGTTCAGTGTAATCACGGGTCAACTGTTGGTCAGTTAAATGATGCGGCACTCTTCTATATGCAGCAGCGTGGTATTGATAAGAAAGAAGCAAAGCTCCTCCTTGAGTTTGCTTTTATCAATGAGGTAATCGACAAGATGGAACTTGAACCATTGCGCGATCGTCTCCACCATTTGGTAGAGAAGCGTTTCCGTGGTGAGCTCGATAAGTGCGAAGGATGCAATTTGTGTAAATAA
- a CDS encoding ribonuclease HII encodes MLKSHYYEDLIEAGCDEAGRGCLAGSVYAAAVILPPDYQNELLNDSKKLTAKKRYALREEIERDAIAWAVGIVTPKEIDKINILNASFLAMHRALEQLKVRPQAIIVDGNRFNPYEDLPFTTIIKGDGKYLSIAAASILAKTYRDDYMLSLAEEYPQYDWQSNMGYPTKKHRQAIREYGITPYHRKSYNLLGDGQLSFDF; translated from the coding sequence ATGCTGAAAAGTCATTATTATGAAGACCTTATTGAAGCAGGTTGCGATGAGGCAGGACGGGGATGTCTTGCAGGAAGTGTTTATGCTGCAGCTGTAATTTTGCCGCCCGACTATCAAAATGAGTTGTTAAACGATTCTAAGAAGCTTACAGCTAAGAAGCGTTATGCACTTCGTGAGGAGATTGAAAGAGATGCCATTGCGTGGGCTGTTGGTATCGTTACGCCTAAAGAGATAGACAAGATAAATATTCTCAATGCTTCTTTTCTTGCTATGCATCGTGCTTTAGAGCAGTTGAAGGTTCGTCCACAAGCAATCATAGTTGATGGCAATCGCTTCAATCCTTATGAAGATTTACCTTTTACAACCATTATCAAAGGTGATGGGAAGTATCTTTCTATAGCTGCGGCCTCTATTCTTGCAAAGACTTATCGCGATGATTATATGCTTTCCTTGGCAGAGGAATATCCGCAATATGACTGGCAATCAAATATGGGTTACCCAACAAAAAAGCATCGTCAGGCAATTCGTGAATATGGCATCACACCTTACCATCGCAAAAGCTATAACCTTCTGGGTGATGGACAACTCTCTTTTGACTTTTAA